The following are encoded together in the Cololabis saira isolate AMF1-May2022 chromosome 5, fColSai1.1, whole genome shotgun sequence genome:
- the kitlga gene encoding kit ligand a — protein sequence MKKSKSWIHVCVRFLLFITLGVHSDTLDVNPVTDDISKLSVLKQNIPRDYKIPVHFIPKQEGGMCWVTLNVFYLEESLQGLANKFGNISSNRNDISIVIQILQELRLRMGGSVEQIMYEFECHYRRERWQTERYFDFVKDFLTAAQNKADSDDCDPPPCPTTPYTVTEEYTQGLTTPSSKGPECLSDCSSHTQPRLLPEVVEQSLLSLLFIPILALVFLLVWKVRSRRSEEDSQQNSGERGQFTGTEGTAPPLDAETSEKNMLTIAETV from the exons AGTTGGATACACGTCTGTGTCCGTTTCCTGCTGTTCATCACGCTTGGGGTACATTCAGATACACTTGACGTCAACCCAGTGACCGATGACATCTCTAAACTCTCTGTTTTG aaacagaatattccaAGAGATTACAAAATTCCAGTACACTTCATTCCAAAACAAGAG gGTGGGATGTGTTGGGTAACATTGAACGTCTTCTACTTGGAGGAGAGTTTACAAGGTTTAGCCAATAAGTTTGGAAATATTTCATCCAACAGAAATGACATTAGTATAGTAATCCAAATACTGCAAGAACTGCGGCTCAGAATGGGCGGTTCAGTG GAGCAGATCATGTACGAGTTCGAGTGCCACTACAGGAGGGAGAGGTGGCAGACAGAGAGATACTTTGACTTTGTCAAAGACTTCCTCACAGCTGCACAGAATAAAGCAGATTCAGATGACTGTGATCCTCCTCCCTGTCCCACCACACCATACACAGTAACAGAAGAGTACACACAAG GGTTAACCACTCCCAGCAGTAAAGGGCCAGAGTGTTTATCGGACTGCTCATCAC ATACACAGCCAAGACTTCTTCCTGAGGTGGTGGAGCAGAGCCTTCTCTCCTTACTCTTTATTCCAatcctcgccctcgttttcctGCTGGTGTGGAAG GTCAGATCACGAAGGAGCGAGGAAGATTCTCAACAGAACTCTGGAGAGAGAGGACAATTCACAGGAACAGAAGGGACGGCACCTCCGCTAGATGCTGAAACATCAGAAAA AAACATGCTGACCATCGCTGAGACCGTGTAA